CTCTGAACCGAAAGCGTTCGGACTCGATCCCGCGTGTTCTACTTCAGAACCAACCGGAATTTGCAAGCATTCAGACACGCCTTCTGTGcccctgttttctctgcagcacCGCGACGACGGCATCAACCCGGAGCTGCGGGGGCATCACTGTCCCCGTCGTGAGTGGGTCTTCTTTTTTGACGGGGGCGGCGCCGGTCGGCAGTTCTCACCCTGCCTATGCGGCCAGTGCGCTTGAGGCGGCAGTCGCGGGGCTGGTATCCtcagcgccttcttcttcggggaCGAGTGCGTCTCTGGGCGCAGCGGCGAGCCTCGTCTCCGGAGCGGGCTCTGCGCGACTGCCTCCCCACCTGTCTCCGACCGTGGCGCTGAGCCCTCACGGCACCGCTCACCAGCCGTCTCCGGTCTCGccgtgttcttctctcgcctctcacTCGGCCTATCCTCCGAGTGGCGAGAGCCAGGCGCGAGCGCAGCCCCCGGCGGTCGGCCAGTCCTCGGCCGCCGGCGGTCGCGCTGCCGGGGcgccagagacagcggcCACAGGCTCGGGGGCCGGCGTCGGCGCGACTTCGTTCATGGGGAACTCGCCCCTCTCGGGCTCTGCGTTTCACCTTGCCTCCCAGGACGGACCCTCCACCCACAGGGAAGGGAAGCCCGGCGCAGGCAGCCTCTTTGggcagcagctgccgccgCAGGACCTGCAGcagctccttcttctgctccctgCGGAAAAGCAGGCCCTCCTCCAGGAACACAGCACTGTCAGTGGCGCGGCGACTAGTAGGGGTGTCGAGACTCCCGCGGCAATACGAGGAACGCTGTCACTCGTAAGTGGAAACGGCCAGATTTTGGGGAAGGGCAGCAGCGATTTGTGTTTGAGTTTTCCCCCAAGTGAGGTCAGATTGTCTGTGAGTAAGGACAGATTAATCCACCTACATGCATTTTATGCCGAATGCTTTTGGAAAAGATTTGTACCCCCCCTATTACGGCGGCTGCTGAGTGAAATGCGTGCTCTTGACGGGTTCGGTTGTGCACAGGCCTGTCTGCGTCGGTGGTGGACCCAGCCGTTGATGTGTACCTCGACCTACTACGATGTGTCTGTTTATTCGGTTTCAATTATACAGTTGTGGATTGCGAATTACTCGTTCACAGACAGTATCTACGTATAATGCGATAATTATCATACGTGTCCACGTATGACATGCATGCTATTAATGTTGTCTTCGAACTGAACTGCTAGTCGCGTTCTCCGCGTGTGATTTGTTTGGTTAGGACGCCTTCGACCAGGCGTTCCTCGCTGGACGAGTGCATCCGACGCCCACGACCTCGTCGCCTCCCCGTACATCTTACccggaggcgaggaacgcgGGGGTGAGGTTGCCTGTCTCGGCGCGGCCATCCATGACTGAACATGCGTCTGCTGGGGACATCAGCGCTCTTGCGTCGGCTCGAGGACCGACGAACCGAAGGAAACCAGACGAGGAACAGTTTGGCAGCCCCTGTAGTCGGACGGCATCTATGCAGAGGCGGGAACAACTGCGACAGCAGATGCTCGACGGCATCACCTCCTCCGTGCTAGGTGCCGAACGCCACTCGCTGAATGCTGACGAATTCGCAGCCTTGCGCCAGCAGCACTGCACGCCGCTGCCTCTAGGAGCAGCTGGCAACGCGTGTGGCAACAACAGCGGCATTCTAGGGTGCGTGCCTTTTCTCGTCCATTTGgtgcggagacagcagccaGTGAAGGGGGCATGTCTGCAGCTGGACGGGGGAAGTGTGTTGTGGTAGGACAGTTACAGCTCAAAGGGATCTGAGCGAGGGATCGGTGACCTAATCAGTTGCCCGTACATGCGTTTCTGCGTGTTTTCTGCAGGTCCTGCGCAACAGATGTCGACTTCCCGTCAGATGTTGACTTTACTCAGGCGGGTTTTCCGTTGACACGGGATATGGCTGGTTCAGACCCTCGAGGAGCCGTCCACATGCTTTTGGGTGGCACGGACAGCCGAGGCCAACACCAGGGTGGCCGTAACACACTTCCGAGCGGTACGGCTAGTGGCACATTCCCATGGCAGATTCAGAATCAGCAACAGCTGGCCAGTGCTGAGCTGCTTGCTGCACTGAAGCAGGAGCAGCGGGCTGTCAGTAATTGCTTTCCGTATGCTGGAATGGGCAGTGGCCCGACGCCTGGAGCACAGGTGAAATCTGGTGCTGGAGGCGACGTGAAGCAGCACATTCCGTACGGGCCCTGCAAGGCGCAGCAACTAGCGCAGGCAGGAGGTTCCGGTGTCGACTTATTCGCATCACAGCACCATCAGGTTGCAGGAGGTGGAAGAGACAATACTTTTTCTGAAGCGACAAGGAAGGCTGACGAGAGAGGTGAGCAGATACTCAATGTATACTCGTTATTTAACATCTTTCTATGTGGTATGGCGTTGCGTCTTAGAAGAGTACGGTGTGTGGGAACAAAGACCCCAAGATAATGTTCTGGCGAAGTGCGCCTCGACGTAGAAGAACAGTTTTTTATGATTTTTGAAGATCTTGAGTGATTGTCTGTGCCGCTCGTAATGCTCAGGGTGGCAGGCCACACCAACAAATTCCTGTCAGCAATGGCGTCCAGATTGTTCAGGCATCAGTTTTCATCCGTACCAGGCGCGTCACCAACAACTTGACCAATTAGTGCAACAAGATGGAGTTCAGCGCCAAATGCAGCACCAACTCCACGAGAAAGATCAACGAGAAAAGCTGAAACAACAACTTTTGCGTCAGCAGGAAGACCTCACACGCCTCCTCGGAAAGGCACAACAACAATTTCAACAACAGCAACAGCTCCAGCAACAGTGACACGTGTATGCGTGCGCTGGGAATGCACAGTTTGCGTGATGCGGCAAAGCAAGGCCGCTAGTGTGTGTTGCGCCACAAGAGGAAAGCGTCTCTTGGGGGGGGTTGATGCCCCTGGTTGCTTTCAGGATGCGATCTGTTTGAGGAGGCAGTAATGCAGGAGATCCCGAGTCTGCCTCAATCAACGTCTTCCGGAACGCATCTCCCTTTTTCGCGCATAACTGCACCTTGCTAGTGTCCGATACCCTTTTGCATTGTCGTTCCGTTCACTGCTGCTCCACTATCTTCTGTGATGCTGCTTTGGCGTTTCCGTTGTTGCCGTGTTTCTTCCATTTTTTCTCCTTGACTCAAAGATCACGGTGCAGCGGCCATGCGTGCCGCCCAGCCGTCGGGAAACACAAGTACGGAAAGAACCCTTTACCCAAAGTAAACAGGGGGGCGTTCCTCTAGCGGCTCTGCAGATTCTACCTCTCCGTGTGAATTTCGTTTCTTGCTTCATTAGCGGTTCGCGCTTGCTGCCGAGGGACGAGTACTGCAGCGTAAACGTTCGAAGACGTGCCCAGGCTTACACGTATAAAGGGAACCAGATTCGTAGTGTAGACGGATCATTGCCTGCACATTCAAAAGTACAGACCAGGGGAATGTCCACAAAAGCTTCCACCCTTCTCTCGATACTGTACTGGAACAGTCTGCAGCAGGGGAGCCGCATACCGCTGCAGCGTGGTACTCACACGCAACAGGCTGCAGCCTGTAGTCCTTACTCAGTCAAAGATCACTGTGGTAAACGGATTAACAATGGAATGCACTGCACTGTTCGACACGAAGTGCCACTGAAGGTTCAAGTTCATGCACGTGATTCAAGATTCCTCAAACGTCTTTGTGTTTTCGTAAGGAAGCTACTGCATCCCTCATCGTCGTCAATGTGTTGTTTTGGTAGCTCAGTGGCTTGTGGGGCCCACATTTCATTCACAGGAACCTGCGTCAGGAGTATATGCGGTCAACAATGCTGCAACAACTTCACTGTATTGTCTTCAGTCGCACCTCTCCCGTTGTAGCTGCAGCCTGCGTATGGCAGTTTAGCATGTACATCAGACGTTAATGGAAGCAGGAGTTTTGCCAGTCACCTCTGAAGCCGTTGGCAGCTCCGTCAGTGTCCTTTCTGCTGTCTCAAGAGATTCTGTAACGTCTATAGCAACAGTTGCCAACTGCGTGGGAGACATAAAACATCAGATGGGGGCCCTACCGATGCCTTCGATCTTTTCAGGCAAGGACCTGCACCAGATATTGCACGTTATGATATGGCTGGCCCCTCACAAGATTCTAAGACCCTACAGTTCTTCTGCCTTTGCTTCGCCAGATCGAGGAATCTTGTTCTGGTTATTGTGTAAATTTTTGTTACTCAGGCAGACGGGTGACAGGCGAATGATTGATGTTACCGTTGACGGGTGAGGTGTTTCAGTATAAGGTCCCTCCGGTATCAGTTTTTGTGCTGTATTACTCCAGACATAACGGTTCATATTCTGCCACGTAACACATTTTGCACTTGCCTGCAGCGtggccttcttcttttcccttttctttggCTGGAGTCGGCGACCGGTTACTACCGTAAAAGAGAGGGAGCGCATCAGCCTACCTGCTGCCAGCTCCGCCTCTTCCTTTACCTTAACATCGACGTGGTTGGTGTGCTTATGCCTATGTCTGTGAGGGCACGCGGCTTTGCACTTTTCGCACTGGCGGGTACTTGAGTTTTGCAGAATCCGACCATGATCATTTTTCGAAAGAGCGTGGGCGCTCTTCGAGCAGATGACGGCCACGGCCGCCAGACACAAGGAAAGTCTCATGGTGGAGAAAATGTCGAAACACAGCCCGGCGTACAACACTCTACTTGTATTTAGGGCGACTTTAGCAGCCAGTGTCAGTCATATAGCCGTGCTTGTCGGTGGGATGTATGGACACTGCCCCGTCCCCAGTTGTAAGCTGGCTCGGACCGCACAACTTAAAAAGCCGTGTGCCACCGCTGCAACTCGACACTGTCACGCATGCGCTGATGGGCAGCAGCGTGTCCGTGCGTCCGACTGTAACACAGCCTGAACTTGCTGCACAGTACCCACAACAAGCTTTGCTCAACTCTCTGTTCCATTGTGCGCCTTGAATTTTCCCGTGTGTATCATCGGGAAAACCTGGATTTGAAGATAGTTGGGGGTCTGCTGTGCTGTCCTGGCTTTTCCAAAGAGACGACGTCTCTTAATCGGCACGGGAGCCGCAGGTCATAAATTCAGACGTTCCAGTCGTGGGTCGTTGCCATCACGCTATAAGGCAACGACTGAGAACCTGATATCACTCCAACAACATGATGCGACGCCAGTTCACCGAAGTCGCGCGAACTGGCCTACCCTGAGATGCGGTCGTTTCCGTAGTCTGTCTTCTAAGCCTTCCCCGGTGTCAGCCACAGTGACTCGCAGTTACCGCTCGATTTCTGTAAAACAACGCCTACGTCGGAGTGAGAGCGTTGTTCGGGCACATCGACGCCAGCGTCTGCACGGCTGATGGAAACGATGGCTCAGCAGTCAGGTTTTTGTCAGCCTCCAGGCTCTCCTGTTAACGGTAAGGACCAGGCTTCCTTATTGTGAGTTCCGGCTGCTGTGTCTTCCACTTTCCGCTACCTCGCGGCCTGTATACATCAGTATCTCCCAAGAATGTGTCGCTGCACCGCCGCCAGTGGGACTGCCAGaactcttccttttttctgtcacTGCGCAAACAGGCACTGCACTTGATGTTGTTTTAACGGCAACCTTCGTTCGGTGCTGCTCTGGCTCACTATGCATGCTCACAAACACATCCGTCAGCGTTGGGCTCGTGACAGTGGGCGTAGTGCTGAGGTGATTTTTCTTATGTTGTCTGGAGCGTCAAGCATCAACGATGAATTGATCGTCTCGTGCTTGAATCTGGAATAGGCTGACCCGCGAAGTTCGGTGTGAACTGCTGGGCAAGAAGTCATCTTCtgttttgtgtgtctgtcaGGAGCTCCATCTAACACAATTTACGTTCCACTGATAAATCAGACCATCAGGAGGAACCGCATTGTAGAAATTCCTGAGATCCACGTGGTTGAAAAGCTGGTGCCAAAGATACAGGTGCAAGATGTGATTCGAAAAGTGCCACGAACTGACATTCAGTGGGTGGAGAAAATCGTCGAGGTCCCTCAGATTCAGGTAAGAGCCGTATTAGATGGAGTTCTCAGCGTGGACAATCCTCTGTTTTGTTTTTAGCTGGATGCATGTATGTGTTGAATGCCTCTGGTGAGTCTTCAGGTGATCGAGAAGATCGTGGAAGTCCCTCAAGTACATGAGATTCGTCGAGAAGTTCCTCGCGTCGAAGTCCAAGAAATTGTTCACAGAGTCCCACGGTATCATGTGCAAAATGTAGAAAAATACGTGGAGATCCCTCAGATTCAGTATGTGGAGAAGTACGTGGAGGTTCCACAGATCCAAGAAGTAGTCAAGTTTCGGGTAAGCAAGTTCATTTCGACCGACTGGGAGCTTCTGACTGCTCTGCACTGAGTGCCTGTATTCAGCAGTTTTGGCACATTTATGGTGTTGGTGATGCGcaggagagagtggagatTGTCGAGGTCCCCGTTGAGAAAATCCGTGAAGTCCCCCGCATTGAGGTCAAAGTTGTCGAGAAGATTCGCCATGTTCCCGGTCCGATCGAGTACATTGACGTCCCTCAGGAACGCATCATTGAAAAGCCGGTTTATGAAACAATTGAAAAGATCGTGGAAGTTCCGGAAGTGCATGTGAGTCACGTCAAATGTCTTCAGTCTAAACTCAGCAGACGAATCGATAGCAACTAAACATGCAACGAGGCAGCCTGACAGTCAGAGGAGAACTTTCGAGATAGCTGTTTGTTCCCCATTTTCAGTGGTTTTGCCGGATGCTGTGAATTATTACTTGCAGGATGTCGTAGTGGAGAAGCCAATTATGGTGCCAGTTCCGGGACCTGAGGTGGAAGTGCCCGTTGAAGTTCCTGTTTACTACGACGTCCCTGAGTACTACCCGGGACCCACCAGGGTCATCCCAgttgagaaggagaaactctACGAGAAGCTGGTCGAAGTTCCAGTGTGAGGACTGGCAGTTTGGGGTGTTGCTGTGCTTCGGAGGAGGATGGGGATCCGGAGTTGGCCCGGTCGGCGGGCTACATGTTGCATTCGATGTTGCATGTGACTGCGCTCAGGCATGTCGCTCAAGAAAGCATCAGGGTTGTGCGCGTTCCGCATGAAGTGCCAGTTGACGTGTACAAAGAAGTTCCGGTACCTCGCTACATCGATCAAGTTGTCGAAGTTCCTATTCAAGTTCCCGTCCCTCAACCGCCCCCCGTTATTCATCCGGTCTTGCAAAATGTAAGCTGATTAGCAATGTGGAGTATAGGGCAGTAACATGGTAGCAGAGTACCAGGAAGGTAACGTACGCAAAGAAGGGTGAACGCTATGCCTTGCGTTCTTTGCAACTTGTCTGCAGCAAATAATTGAAGAGGAACCCATTTACGAGCAAGGGCCACCCCGTTATATTTACGAGACGCCGGTGTGGGCTCCTCCAGTGTACGACGACTCACGCCCGCCGCCGATCGAAAGTCCTTCATACCTGCCACCAGGTGGGCTTGTTCCTGAGCCCCCTCAGGTCGGGTCTGAGTCTCAGTTTCTGTCACAGAAGTGCAACGGTCACTCTTCGCCTGGCTTCGAGAAGTAACTGTGGCGTGAAATTCGCCATTTACACGCGTTTCAAGCGATTCGGGCAGGCTAACGACGCATCACAACACCTGCGTTTCACAGGTGTACACGCGTACTCTCTAGAACTCTTATCTTAGTGTCGTATTTGTGAGGAAGTCTACGGGCGGCGGGGCGAATATGTAACACTTAATGCCGTTTCTCGCATCCGCCCACATTTCGTTGCCTAACTACTGCTAATGAATGGTACTGAGTTTTTCAAGGGGCCAACAGCTGTCTCCAGATCCCCTGTTATTAGGGAATCGTGGAGCTAATGGCTTGTGGCAACAGATTTGGGTGTGAATAAGTCGTGCGGTTCAGGCATTTGAGGAGCTGGTGTGAAGCAGGGAGCGTCTGGTCACTATATTTTAAAAAAAGTTCTTGTCCGCTTGTCGGGTAATTTGTCAATTCGTTGCTATCCTGTGTTTTTGGGTGTCTATAAAAACCTTTCTGAAATCGACTACCTTCTTTTTTCGGCTCCACCGCCTGCAGGACCCCAGCCGTTTGTTGGACATGccgttcgtctctccacaACTCCAGAAAACGTGCACTAGCTCATTGTATAAGTTTGTTTAGTAGCACTTGCTCAGACCATGCACAGGGACATCCGAATGCCGTTTCTGTCAGGGGAGGTTTTTCCATAGACGAGTAGGGATTTGGACCCGCCGCACCGCTGTTGCAGCAAAACGATAAGAATGGGGGGTTCCCTGTTCTACACCGCCGCGATCCTCGAAAACTCACGGTTTTTTCAGCATCAGTATTCTCAACCCGGAAAATGATCATCAATGGCAGAGTCAGTGCTCAGCCTACAAACATGAAAGATATCGTTAGTGACTGAAACAGCCAATGATGTGGTGACCACGTCCTTTCCTAGGAAAACACGTGTCGAATACGACACTGTCAGCGGACTGCTCGTAACTGCTGAACGGACTTCGCGGTGAAGGAATGATGTGGTGGTTGGATTTTTTTAGCCGTAAAGAAGGCGACTCGGTTCATCGGAGTGTGTGGGCAACGACAGGCATAAGGAATCGGAGACTTCGGCAACGATTCCGTGAGGATCACCAGCGACTTACCACCTCCCATTCTCATCACTGTTGGTGCAAGGCATCTTTTTCCGTCCCGCGATAATGGCGCTACATGATGGTGCCATAACTTGGCAGTAATAATCTTGAAAGAATCTTGGAAGAACGATAGAATATTGGGGATAAAGGGTGTTGCGGGGGGCGAGTCGAGCATATTGCTCGGAGTTTTCTCCTCGTGCTTGTCCGCATTGGTCATTCAGCGGTCGGAAGCGTGCCTCTGGCAGCTGTTTGCATCGCCTCTACATTTTTTGAGTCGGCTCCAAAGGTAGAAGAGCCTGTTTTAATAGGGGAGCTACAACAGGTGTAGCTGTGCGGGAGGAACTACGGTCTGGCGACAGAATATATTGGCGAAGCTGACATCGTGCAGGCTTATGGCGCGTACGTACACCCTAAGACTATTttgcctctttcgtcttctttgtcaTCAGAAGTTCCGTTTTAGGAATATCCGAATTCCAATCATGAGATCTTTGAAGCGAACAACACGTCAGAAAGATGAACGTACTGTATGAGGCAGGATTTAGGATCAAGGCGAAACAACGGCAGCATTCAGCTCATATCAAGCATAT
This portion of the Toxoplasma gondii ME49 chromosome III, whole genome shotgun sequence genome encodes:
- the ALV8 gene encoding alveolin domain containing intermediate filament IMC13 (encoded by transcript TGME49_253470~Gene product name based on ToxoDB Community Expert Annotation.), producing METMAQQSGFCQPPGSPVNGAPSNTIYVPLINQTIRRNRIVEIPEIHVVEKLVPKIQVQDVIRKVPRTDIQWVEKIVEVPQIQVIEKIVEVPQVHEIRREVPRVEVQEIVHRVPRYHVQNVEKYVEIPQIQYVEKYVEVPQIQEVVKFRERVEIVEVPVEKIREVPRIEVKVVEKIRHVPGPIEYIDVPQERIIEKPVYETIEKIVEVPEVHDVVVEKPIMVPVPGPEVEVPVEVPVYYDVPEYYPGPTRVIPVEKEKLYEKLVEVPVHVAQESIRVVRVPHEVPVDVYKEVPVPRYIDQVVEVPIQVPVPQPPPVIHPVLQNQIIEEEPIYEQGPPRYIYETPVWAPPVYDDSRPPPIESPSYLPPGGLVPEPPQVGSESQFLSQKCNGHSSPGFEK
- a CDS encoding hypothetical protein (encoded by transcript TGME49_253460~Signal peptide predicted by SignalP 2.0 HMM (probability 0.999) with cleavage site probability 0.780 at residue 20), yielding MRLSLCLAAVAVICSKSAHALSKNDHGRILQNSSTRQCEKCKAACPHRHRHKHTNHVDVKVKEEAELAAAKEKGKEEGHAAAQKLIPEGPYTETPHPSTNKIPRSGEAKAEELSLPEKIEGIDVTESLETAERTLTELPTASEAAATTGEVPVNEMWAPQATELPKQHIDDDEGCSSFLTKTQRRLRNLESRA